Genomic DNA from Thermobifida alba:
TGGGCGGCGCCCAGGCCGTCGCCATGTTCGCCTACGGCGCGGGCGAGTGCGCCCGCGCCGACATGGTCACCGGCCCCGGCAACATCTGGGTCGCCGCGGCCAAGCGCCTGCTCAAGGGCATCATCGGCATCGACTCCGAGGCCGGGCCCACCGAGATCGCCATCCTCGCCGACGACACCGCCGACCCCGGCTACGTCGCCGTCGACCTGATCAGCCAGGCCGAGCACGACGTCGTCGCCGCCTCGGTCCTGGTCACCCCCTCCGAGCGCCTCGCCGCCGGCGTCGAGGCCGAACTCGCCGCGAGGGTGCCCGCCACCAAGCACAGCGACCGCGTCGCCCAGGCCCTGGGCGGACCCCAGTCCGGCATCGTCCTCGTCGACGACCTCGACCACGGCCTGGACGTCGTCAACGCCTACGCCCCCGAACACCTGGAGGTCATGACCGCCGACGCCCGGTCCGTCGCCGCCCGGGTGCGCAACGCCGGAGCGATCTTCGTCGGGGACCACTCGCCGGTGTCCCTGGGCGACTACTGCGCGGGCTCCAACCACGTGCTGCCCACCGGCGGCTGCGCCTGCCACTCCTCCGGACTGAGCGTGCAGAGCTTCCTGCGCGGCATCCACGTCGTCGAGTACGACCGCGCCGCACTGGCCGAGGTCGCCCACCACGTGGTGGCCCTCGCCCAGGCCGAAGACCTTCCCGCGCACGGCGAGGCCGTCACCGCGCGCATCCCGCTGGAGGAACAGCAGACGTGAGCGACTTCGGACACACCGACTTCGGGCTGGAGGACCTGCCCCTCCGCGACGACCTGCGCGGACAGTCCCCCTACGGCGCCCCGCAGCTGACGGTGCGGGCCGTCCTCAACACCAACGAGAACCCGTACCCGCCGTCGCCCCGGCTGGCCGAGGCCATCGGCCGCGCCGCCGCGGAGGCGGCCGCCGGCCTCAACCGCTACCCCGACCGCGACGCCGTCGACCTGCGCCGGGCGCTCGCCGACCACCTCGGCCACGGCCTGGACGCCGCCAACGTCTGGGCCGCCAACGGCTCCAACGAGATCCTCCAGCAGATCCTGCAGGCGTTCGGCGGCCCCGACCGCACGGCCGTGGGCTTCGAGCCGTCCTACTCCATGCACCCGATCATCGCGCGCGGCACCGCCACCGGGTGGGTGTCGGTGCCCCGCACCGCACGCTTCGAGGTGGACGCCGCCGACGCCGTGGCCGCGGTCAAGGAGCACCAGCCCTCCGTGGTCTTCCTGACCTCGCCCAACAACCCCACCGGAACCGCGCTGCCGCTGGAGACCGTCGAGGCGGTCGCCGCGGCCGCCCCCGGCGTCGTCGTGGTCGACGAGGCCTACGCCGAGTTCCGCCGCGAGGGCACCCCCAGCGCCCTGTCGCTGCTGCCCATCCACCCCAACGTCATCGTCTCGCGCACCATGTCCAAGGCGTTCGCCCTGGCCGGGGCCCGCCTCGGCTACCTCGCCGCGCACCCGGCCGTCGTCGACGCCCTGCAACTGGTGCGGCTGCCCTACCACCTGTCGGCCGTGACGCAGGCGGTGGCCCGCACCGCCCTGGAGTACGCCGACGAACTGCTGGGCGCGGTCGAGACGCTGCGCGCCGAACGCGACGCGCTCGTCGACTGGCTGCGCGCCCACGACTTCGAGGTCGCCGACTCCGACGCCAACTTCGTGCTGTTCGGCCGTCTTCCCGACCGCTCGGAGGTGTTCCGGAAACTGCTGGAACAGGGGGTGCTCATCCGCGAGGTGGGACCACCCGAGTGGCTGCGCGTCACCGTCGGCACCCCGGAGGAGATGGCGCTCTTCCGCGACGCGCTGCTCACGGCGACCGGCCGTGCCTGACCACGGTCCTTTCCCGACACACGACCCGACACCCGGCGGTTGGCACCGCCACGACGAGGAGAACCACCCATGAGCCGCATCGGCCGCGTCGAACGCGCCACCAACGAGACCAAGGTCCTGGTCGAGATCAACCTCGACGGCACCGGCGCCGCCGACATCTCCACCGGCGTCGGCTTCTACGACCACATGCTCCACCAGATCGCCAAGCACGGACTGTTCGACCTGACCGTGCACACCGAGGGCGACCTGCACATCGACTCCCACCACACGATGGAGGACACCGCCCTCGCCCTCGGCGCCGCCTTCCGGGAGGCCCTGGGCGACAAGACCGGGATCCGCCGTTTCGCCGACGTCAAGGTCCCCCTGGACGAGGCGCTCGCCGAGGTCACCGTCGACGTCTCGGGCCGGCCCTACCTGGTGCACTCCGAGCCCGCGGGCATGGCGCCGGTGATCGGCCGCGACTACGACACCACGATGACCCGGCACATCTTCGAGTCCTTCGTCGCCCAGGCCCGCGTCGCGCTGCACGTCCACGTCCCCTACGGACGCAACGCCCACCACATCGTGGAGTGCCAGTTCAAGGCGCTGGCCCGGGCCCTGCGGTTCGCCTGCGAACGCGACCCCCGCGTCAGCGGGGTGCCCTCCACCAAGGGAGCCCTGTGAGCACCACGGTCCTGGGGGTGCTGCTGATCGGCCTCGGCGGCCTGCTGTTCGGCGGCACCCTGTCGCTGTGGAAGACCAACAAGGCCATCGCCGTGGGCCTGGCCGCCTGCGCGGTCCTGGCCCTGGCGGCCGGGGTGCTGCGCCTCGGCTACTTCTGACCGTCCCCACAGGAAGGCACGTCCACCCGTGCAGCCACACGTCGTCATCCTCGACTACGGATCGGGAAACCTGCGCTCCGCGCAGCGGGCCGTGGAACGGGTCGGCGCCCGCGTCACCGTCACCGGCGACCCGCACACCGCCCTGGAGGCCGACGGGCTCGTCGTGCCCGGCGTGGGGGCGTTCGAGACCTGCATGAGAGGGCTGCGTGCCGTCCGGGGCGACCGCGTCATCGGCAAACGCCTGGCGGGAGGCCGTCCCGTGCTGGGCATCTGCGTCGGCATGCAGGTCCTGTTCGACCGGGGGGTCGAACACGGCGTCACCACCGAGGGCTGCGGGGAGTGGCCCGGCACCGTGGACCGGCTCGACGCCCCCGTCGTCCCGCACATGGGCTGGAACACCGTCGACACGCCCGCCGGATCCGAGATGTTCGCCGGGCTCGACGAGGACACGCGCTTCTACTTCGTCCACTCCTACGGCGTGCGCGCCTGGGAGATGGAGGCGACCAGCCCACACCTGAAGCCGCCGCTGGTCACCTGGTCCACCCACGGCTCCCCGTTCGTGGCGGCCGTGGAGAACGGTCCGCTGTGGGCCACCCAGTTCCACCCGGAGAAGTCCGGTGACGCGGGGGCCCGACTGCTCGCCAACTGGATCGCGACGCTCTGAACAGGCCGTCACGCGGCCGGACAGGCCCTGACGCCACCCTCCCATCTCCGTGAAAGGTTCACCCACATGGCGCCCACACTCGAACTCCTGCCCGCCGTCGACGTCGCGGGCGGCCAGGCAGTGCAACTCGTCCAGGGCAGGGCGGACACCGGCGGCCGGTACGGCGACCCGCTGGAAGCGGCCCTGGCCTGGCAGAACGCCGGAGCCGAGTGGATCCACCTGGTCGACCTGGACGCCGCCTTCGGCCGGGGCCACAACCGGGAACTGCTGGCCTCCATCGTCGGTAGGCTCGACGTCCAGGTGGAACTGTCCGGGGGAATCCGCGACGACGAGTCGCTGAACGCGGCGCTGGCCACGGGGTGCCGCCGCGTCAACATCGGCACCGCCGCACTGGAGAACCCCGACTGGTGCGCCAGGATCATCGCCGAGCACGGCGACCGGATCGCCATCGGCCTGGACGTGCGCGGCACCACCCTGGCCGCGCGCGGCTGGACCCGCGAGGGCGGCGACCTGTACGAGACCCTGGAGCGCCTGGAGGCCGCGGGCTGCGCCCGCTACGTCGTCACCGACGTCAACAAGGACGGCACCCTCAAGGGCCCCAACCTCGACCTGCTGCGGGACGTGTGCTCGCGCACGGACAGGCCGGTCGTGGCCAGCGGCGGCGTGTCCAGCCTCGACGACCTGCGGGCACTGGCGGCCCTGGTGCCCGAGGGAGTGGAGGGCGCCATCATGGGCACCGCCCTGTACGAGGGCGCGTTCACCCTGGAGGAGGCCCTGGCCGTGGTGCGGGAGGCCGCCCGATGAGCCTGGCGGTCCGTGTCATCCCGTGCCTGGACGTCGACGCGGGACGGGTGGTCAAGGGCGTCAACTTCCAGAACCTGCGGGACGCGGGCGACCCCGTCGAACTGGCCCGGCGCTACGGCGCCGAGGGCGCCGACGAACTGACCTTCCTGGACGTCACCGCCTCCAGCGGCAACCGCGAGACCACCTACGACGTGGTGCGCCGCACCG
This window encodes:
- the hisD gene encoding histidinol dehydrogenase produces the protein MISRIDLRGNPADPRESLPRAETDVASAVEKVRPICEDVRHRGVEALIELGERFDGVRPAHLRVPADALDTALAELDPAVRAALEESIRRARLVHRDQRRTDTTTRVVPGGTVTERWVPVDRVGLYVPGGRAVYPSSVVMNVVPAQEAGVPSLAVASPPQADFGGLPHPTILAACALLGVDEVYAVGGAQAVAMFAYGAGECARADMVTGPGNIWVAAAKRLLKGIIGIDSEAGPTEIAILADDTADPGYVAVDLISQAEHDVVAASVLVTPSERLAAGVEAELAARVPATKHSDRVAQALGGPQSGIVLVDDLDHGLDVVNAYAPEHLEVMTADARSVAARVRNAGAIFVGDHSPVSLGDYCAGSNHVLPTGGCACHSSGLSVQSFLRGIHVVEYDRAALAEVAHHVVALAQAEDLPAHGEAVTARIPLEEQQT
- a CDS encoding histidinol-phosphate transaminase, translating into MSDFGHTDFGLEDLPLRDDLRGQSPYGAPQLTVRAVLNTNENPYPPSPRLAEAIGRAAAEAAAGLNRYPDRDAVDLRRALADHLGHGLDAANVWAANGSNEILQQILQAFGGPDRTAVGFEPSYSMHPIIARGTATGWVSVPRTARFEVDAADAVAAVKEHQPSVVFLTSPNNPTGTALPLETVEAVAAAAPGVVVVDEAYAEFRREGTPSALSLLPIHPNVIVSRTMSKAFALAGARLGYLAAHPAVVDALQLVRLPYHLSAVTQAVARTALEYADELLGAVETLRAERDALVDWLRAHDFEVADSDANFVLFGRLPDRSEVFRKLLEQGVLIREVGPPEWLRVTVGTPEEMALFRDALLTATGRA
- the hisB gene encoding imidazoleglycerol-phosphate dehydratase HisB is translated as MSRIGRVERATNETKVLVEINLDGTGAADISTGVGFYDHMLHQIAKHGLFDLTVHTEGDLHIDSHHTMEDTALALGAAFREALGDKTGIRRFADVKVPLDEALAEVTVDVSGRPYLVHSEPAGMAPVIGRDYDTTMTRHIFESFVAQARVALHVHVPYGRNAHHIVECQFKALARALRFACERDPRVSGVPSTKGAL
- the hisH gene encoding imidazole glycerol phosphate synthase subunit HisH, giving the protein MQPHVVILDYGSGNLRSAQRAVERVGARVTVTGDPHTALEADGLVVPGVGAFETCMRGLRAVRGDRVIGKRLAGGRPVLGICVGMQVLFDRGVEHGVTTEGCGEWPGTVDRLDAPVVPHMGWNTVDTPAGSEMFAGLDEDTRFYFVHSYGVRAWEMEATSPHLKPPLVTWSTHGSPFVAAVENGPLWATQFHPEKSGDAGARLLANWIATL
- the priA gene encoding bifunctional 1-(5-phosphoribosyl)-5-((5-phosphoribosylamino)methylideneamino)imidazole-4-carboxamide isomerase/phosphoribosylanthranilate isomerase PriA, with protein sequence MAPTLELLPAVDVAGGQAVQLVQGRADTGGRYGDPLEAALAWQNAGAEWIHLVDLDAAFGRGHNRELLASIVGRLDVQVELSGGIRDDESLNAALATGCRRVNIGTAALENPDWCARIIAEHGDRIAIGLDVRGTTLAARGWTREGGDLYETLERLEAAGCARYVVTDVNKDGTLKGPNLDLLRDVCSRTDRPVVASGGVSSLDDLRALAALVPEGVEGAIMGTALYEGAFTLEEALAVVREAAR